A region of the Candidatus Hydrogenedens sp. genome:
ATAGAGCATTGCATTTATAGAGAAACCCATAAAGAAAATATATTTGTTGTTTCATCAGACCATGCATTGAGACAGGTATGCGTCGGAATGGGTGTGTTTGTTATGCAGCCTGAACGGTTTATCAAATACTATCACCAAACACAACAATCTACAAAAATTTACAAACATTCCTTTTTCAGTCCCCTACCTCTTGAAACACCTTTACGCGAAAAACTACAACCTTTTTTAGATTCTATTTCAGACCCTAATAAACAATAGGGTATTTTCTACGATAAAGAAAAAAAGAAATGTAAAATAAATCGCAAATCTTTTATCAAACTATATTAAGAGTGATGATTGCATGATAATCCTTCTTCATGTTTCAAAGAACCTTGAAGGAAAAGGTCAAGGGCTGTCTTTATATTTTTTTCGGATGTGATTATAATATTTATGCCAGCCGATTCAAATCTACTTTTCATACCATATCCCATTCCACCCGAAATAACAACATCCATATTTGCAAATTCCCGAGCTACTTTCTCATGCGTATCTACGGAATGATTGTGCTCATGAGAATGTTCCTGTGCAGGGTCTTCATTGGTAGTATGTTGAACATGTCCTGTAATCGTATTTGGAAGATATTCCTCACTTACGACCTTGCCATCTTTAATTTCAAAAATCATAAAGCCCTTAGAGCGTCCAAAATGAGCAGATATTTTTTCTTTATCATTTGTTGGAAAAGCAATTTTCATAATTATCCCTTTCTAATTTAATAAATGTTTTGTCTGTTTATTGCTCGTTTTTCCTTATTTCAGAGACATGAACTAGATTGCCTTTTGCATTGCGGTAGAATGCATGAGGCCCTCTTCCACATCTACATGGACCCACATATCTCATTACGGAAGGTTCTGTGGCTTCATTAGCTGGTGTGTTTTCCAAAGTAGTATCAGGAACTGTTTCTTTCCATCCCCATCCCTGGAAACCTCTACCAGCCCATCCCTGGAAACCTCTACCAGGACGGAATTGTCCACGATTATTAAATGGATTACCGAAACCTCTTTGTGTTCTCATTGTAAATCTCCTTATAGTTAACATTGTTAAAATTATTGTTTGTTTGTATTTTCATATTGATTAGACTCCAAAAAATGAGCCCTTTTTTTACAATGTCTATGGCAATGCTGACCATAGCCACGACCTTTTTGCTTGCAAACAAAATTTACAGGACCGCCAGCTATTCGAATGGGTTTCCCTTCTACAATGGCACCGGCAACTTTTTTTCGTGCCTGCTCAATAATTCGGGAAAATGTCGGACGAGACACCCCCATCTTCTGTCCTGCATCCTCGTGATACATTCCTAAATAATCAGCAAGGCGGAGTGCTTCAAACTCATCAAGAGAAAGAATAACAGGTTCTTTTTCCGTACCTTCCTGTTCAAAAGGAACGAATTCCTCAACAGGAGGGCATGAATTTAATCTTCTTGGACAATAAGGTCTTGCCATTAAAACTCCTTAAAATGTCAATGTCATTAGTTCATTATGAACCTATGTTCATAATTATAACGCAATTTTACATCAAAAGTAAACACGATTAGCAAATATTTTGGCAATTTCTGTCAATAAATAAATAAAATATTAGATAAATTTGTTAGTATAATTAAATACATACATAAGAATTTGTAAAGTTGAATAACAGGGGATGTTATATATGAGTCATTCGGAACCTGAAAATGAGATACGGGAAGAAGTAAATACAATGAGTTTTCCAGATGAAGAATGGATAGATGCATTAAAAGCCTATCTCGAGGAACGAGGTCCTCAGGCGACAGCCAATTTGGTTCGTCGGCTGCAGGATTACACCTACCTTTTAGGTATTCGCAAACCCTGTTCCGCAACTACACCGTATGTGAATACCATTCCTGTTTCAGAACAACCCGAATATCCGGGTAATCGTGAATTAGAACGAATTATTAAGTCTTATATCCGCTGGAATGCCATGGCTATGGTAGTTCGTGCTAATCGTGAAGCAGAGGGAATCGGAGGACATATATCTACTTATGCTTCCGTAGCTACCTTAT
Encoded here:
- a CDS encoding NifB/NifX family molybdenum-iron cluster-binding protein; this translates as MKIAFPTNDKEKISAHFGRSKGFMIFEIKDGKVVSEEYLPNTITGHVQHTTNEDPAQEHSHEHNHSVDTHEKVAREFANMDVVISGGMGYGMKSRFESAGINIIITSEKNIKTALDLFLQGSLKHEEGLSCNHHS
- a CDS encoding DUF134 domain-containing protein — its product is MARPYCPRRLNSCPPVEEFVPFEQEGTEKEPVILSLDEFEALRLADYLGMYHEDAGQKMGVSRPTFSRIIEQARKKVAGAIVEGKPIRIAGGPVNFVCKQKGRGYGQHCHRHCKKRAHFLESNQYENTNKQ